DNA sequence from the Terriglobales bacterium genome:
CAGTCGCCCGCCCATCCCGACCTCGAGTACGGCGATCTCGATGTTTTTGCGGGCAAAATGCAAAAACGCCATCGCGGTGAGCACTTCGAAGAAGCTGGGATGCCACGGCAGCTTGCCTTGCTCAACCAAACGCAGCGCAGTAATCTCCACCTCATCGTGGGCAAGCGTGAAGTCGGCGTCGGAAATCGGCTCGCCGTTGATGCGGATGCGCTCGTTGATGCGCACCAGGTGCGGAGACGTGTACAGCCCGGTGCGATGTCCGGCTGCGCGCAGGATGGAAGCCAGCGTCGCCGCGGTGGAGCCTTTGCCGTTGGTGCCGGCGATCAGCACGGCGCGCAACCCGCGCTCCGGAGAGCCCAGCGCCTGCAGCAGCACGCGCATGTGCGCCAGGTCGAACTTGTGCGACGGAGTGCGCGCCAGCTCATGCCCGAGTTCGTACAGTTGCGCGACGGCGGAATCGTAAGACAAGCTTTTAGCTCTTAGCGGTGAGCTGCGACAAACGAGTTCAATGGCACCGGGAATTCAATGCATGTCCTCCGGAGGAGGGCTTCAGCCCGACAATGGATCTCGGGGTTCAGCCCACGCCACTGAGCTGCCAAACAGAGTTAAGACAAAAAAGCTAAGCGCTTTTGCCGTTCGGCGTCATGAAGTCCAGCGCGCGCGAGATGTAGCCCTTCAGGTCCTTGCGATGCACGACCGCGTCCAGCATGCCGTGCTCGAGCAGGAACTCGCTGCGCTGGAACCCTTCGGGCAGTTTCTGGCGAATGGTCTGCTCGATGACACGTGGGCCGGCGAATCCGATGAGCGCGCCTGGCTCGCCGATGTTCAGATCGCCGAGCATGGCAAACGACGCCGTGGTGCCGCCGGTGGTGGGGTCGGTAAGGACCGAGATGTAGGGCACGCCCGCGTCATCCATGCGGGCGAGTGCGGCGGAAATTTTCGCCAACTGCATCAGGCTGATGACGCCTTCCATCATGCGCGCGCCGCCCGAGGCGGAAACGATGATCAGCGGAACGCGCTCATCGGTGGCGCGTTCGATGGCGCGCGTGATGGCTTCCCCGACCACCGACCCCATGCTGCCGCCAATGAACGCATATTCCATGGAGCAGACAAGCACCGGCCGTC
Encoded proteins:
- the accD gene encoding acetyl-CoA carboxylase, carboxyltransferase subunit beta, which codes for MTWFRRQSGDLDASGEKKVRTEGLWVKCEECRQIIWKKDLDANLNVCPKCQRHFRLDARTRLAQLLDDGEYSTEDMTLASTDPLHFTDLKKYSDRLRKTQKDTGLKDAIINGRGKLNGRPVLVCSMEYAFIGGSMGSVVGEAITRAIERATDERVPLIIVSASGGARMMEGVISLMQLAKISAALARMDDAGVPYISVLTDPTTGGTTASFAMLGDLNIGEPGALIGFAGPRVIEQTIRQKLPEGFQRSEFLLEHGMLDAVVHRKDLKGYISRALDFMTPNGKSA